Part of the Clostridia bacterium genome is shown below.
AAATACTTCTAAGCCTTTATAATTAATATAAGTATTTACTTAACGACTATCATTAATATTTGCTTTTTAGTTGTTAAACATCATAATTTCTTAATTCAATAAAATCTGGATTTGTGATTATTCTTTCTTTATAATCGCAAGGGAGCATGGAAAACATATTTTTAAAAACTTGATTAAAATGTGAAAGAGAAGAGAAACCGCACATTGCGGCTATTTCTTGCTTTTTGTAATCTGTCTGTTCTAGTAATTTTTTAGCGTAATCCAGTTTTTTACGTAAGACATATTCCTTAGCTGTTATACCCATGTATTGTTTAAATAAATGGCGAAAATAATCATAGCTATATCCAATAGAATGTGCTATTTCTTTGATACTAATATTTTTCATAAAGTTTAGATCAATATAACGGATAGCATCTGAAAGAGTTTCTAGTTTTTCATCAGATTTTTCTTGATAGTAATTGCGACTCAAAATAATAGAAATTTGATTGGTAAGCAGATTTAGCATCTGTCTATAATAACCTTTTCTATTTTCCATTTCACTTTTTATTGCAAGCAACGGTTGAAGAACAGGGAAGTTCTCGGCTTTGTACAATCCGTCTGGAAGCGGGATTTCTCCTTCTAATAGTGTAAAACCTATATACAGAACTTCAGTACCTTTTACACCTTGCTCAGAATGAATGGTCTTGGGGTGAATTAATGTAAATGTATCGGGCTGAAATTTTTGATGAATTTTATTAGTAGTTGATATACCATTTCCTTTCAAATAATAAACAAGTTCGTAGCAAGGATGTTCATGATTGTTGTTAAAATAATTATTTTCATAAGTAAAGTTAGCATAAAACTCAAATTTTGAATCGAACATTTTTAGATTATCCTTGTTTTTTCAAAATTGTAATAACATTATAACACGATCAAGACCTAAACTTCAATAAATAGGTTCGTTTTTTGATAATAAAAACAATCAAAATCCGGCTAATAAAATGTCAAAAAACGGTTTTATGTAGCAAAAATCGGTCAAAATGGTATCAAAAAACGGCTACACATTCTTATATTTATTGAATTATAAATTGAAAACGGTTAAAATGCTTTTGATGGAGGTGGAAAATGAGATTTTTTAATAGATTTTTTATTTTGATTATTTCTTTTATTCTTTGTTTTAGTTTTTTAGCCTGCAATTCTCCTTCTCCTGCAAATAATGATTTAGATGATGATATGGAGGAAAAACCATTGACTAGTGAATATGGAATAGCAGATCAAAATTATTTGTTCGGAATGTGTTATCTTATGGAAGAACGTGAATACGATTTTGCCTATGATATGGAAAAAGAAGTCAAATTGATGAAAAACCTTGGCGTAAAATCAGTACGTCAGTGGATGCATTTTTCAACTTTAATGTATGATAAGAACACATTAAAAAAAGATGCCTGTGAAAAAATGCATACATTGCTTAAGCTTTGTTCTGATAGCGGTATGGTCAATATCGGAATGAATCATCACAACTTTAATAACGGCACAAACTCTATTGGAAAACCCAAACGTTTGATATATAATGGTAGTTCTTATGTTAATTGGTTAAATGATTATTATACTTCCTGGTATACATTGGTATCAGAATTCCCTGAAATTAAATATTGGGAAGTGGATAATGAAGTCAATAACAAAGATTTCATGAAAAACGAATATGGTCAAGCAGTTTATAGCGTACAAGAAATGGCTGATATAGCTGCAGATATGTTTTATTATGCATCTCGTGCAATACATGACGCCAATCCTGATGCAATCGTTGTAATGGGAAGTATGACAGAGCCTGAGGGACTTGGCAATGGCAACTTGCTAGAATTTTTTGAAGTTCTATACAACAATATAGAAAGCGGAAATTTCGGATATTTTTACGGCAAGGAAGACAAGCAAAACGCATCTACCAATGCTGACGATTATTTTCAAATTGCTTGCTGGCATCCTTATGTCTGGACAGATTTCAAACCAGATGAGTTTGTTGAAAAAAATGCCAAAATTTATGATATTTTGCTAAAACATGAGGGCAAACATAAAAAAGTGTTTTTAACAGAACTTGGGTTTAACGATAAAAATCGTGGCGAAGAAAATACAGCTCTTGCTATAAGACAACTTTATACAGTTATAAAAGAAAAAATGCCCTATGTTGAGTCAGTTCATTATTTTAAAATGTTTGATACTGCATTAACCGATGCATGGGATAGTCATGGCGATTATGTTCGATTTGGACTTTTTTATGATCCAGATGTTAACAGAAAATATCCTTTATTAAACGAAAGTCACAAAACGCCCACTGAAGGTGGAACACTGGCAGTTAACGGTAAAGCTAAAATAAAGGCTTATACATATCAAGAGCTTGCCGGCGGTAGTGGCAATCTTGATCTATTGGTAAAAAAATAACCTAAAACAAGAAAAATTTATTTAGGAAAATTGATATGAAAAAGATAAAAGCAATTTTATTAACATTAATAATCGCTATAGTACCGATGATTGGAACAGCTTGTAAAAAAGAAGTGCCTACAGTTGATAACGCTAATTTCGATCAATCTAATCTTTATGGCGTTTGTTACCTTCTTGAAGAACGTGAATTTGACCCATATTACGATATGCAAAAAGAAGTGCAGTTGATGAAAAACCTTGGCGTAA
Proteins encoded:
- a CDS encoding AraC family transcriptional regulator produces the protein MFDSKFEFYANFTYENNYFNNNHEHPCYELVYYLKGNGISTTNKIHQKFQPDTFTLIHPKTIHSEQGVKGTEVLYIGFTLLEGEIPLPDGLYKAENFPVLQPLLAIKSEMENRKGYYRQMLNLLTNQISIILSRNYYQEKSDEKLETLSDAIRYIDLNFMKNISIKEIAHSIGYSYDYFRHLFKQYMGITAKEYVLRKKLDYAKKLLEQTDYKKQEIAAMCGFSSLSHFNQVFKNMFSMLPCDYKERIITNPDFIELRNYDV